The following nucleotide sequence is from uncultured Draconibacterium sp..
CATTGGCAACCGAAAGAGTACTCACCACATCATACTTCAGATACCTCGTTATCAATGCAATTATGGATCCCTGGGTGAATTTTTTTAAGGATATGCCAATTACACTTGTTTTCACTTTTGGAAATATGTTAATTGGATTTATCCTCGCAAAAGTTGATTTCTTTCATTCGCCAAAAAAACTGAGAAATCATACCAATTGGTTTATCATGCTCGGTTTGACACTGGGATTGGCATCGAGTTTTATCTATTATAAAATAATGGTCGGAGATATTGAATTAGACTTGCCAATGCTTTGGCTACCCTTTGTTCTGGTTAGCGGAATGATATTGCAAAGTTTAATGTACGTGTCAGTATTTGTCAGATTGTATCAGTACAAGGTGCTCCAAAAGTTATTGCATTTTTTTACGTACGTAGGCAAAACAGCCTTGAGCAATTACATTCTTCAATCGATTTTATATGTCCTCGTCTTTGATCATTGTGGCCAAACTTTTCAGCTTTTTGGAAAATTAACCATCGCTCAAACATTTCTGTTCGGAATCCTTTTCTTTCTGTTTCAAACTGCAATAAGCTATATGTGGCTCCGAAAACACACGCAAGGTCCGCTTGAATTTGCCTGGAAAAAGATGAGTTACCAAATGGCAAAACCTAAAAATGAAAACACATCAAATAAAAATACAACATCATTCAGACACACTATTAAACAACACACTACCAACACCTTATAACAAAACCGAACGCGTTGGGAATTTAATCGAACTAATTACATCAATTCAAAACAGTACGACTTTCCGTATTCGTTCGATTGGACGAATCCAAAGTCTCAAATTTGTAACAGTTAAAGAAATTCATACAAAAAATAACAATCACATTATTAATAAACAATTAAAACAATTTATCATGAAACGAGCATTAGAAAATCAAAATGAGAAAAAGACTTATTGTAGCGAGTTCAACCGAATTCCAATGAAATTAAACATTCTTAATGAGGTTAAAACAAAAGTATTTTTAGCAACAATTCTAGCATTGGGAGTTTTATTCACTTCTTGTGTAAAGGATCACTTCGAAGTAATTCCATCGGATAAAGTCACCACTACCGATTTTTCCGCATCAGGCATTAGCCAGTTAGCCGTTTCCGACATCTTCCACGTGTATGTTCGCTTCTCGGAAACAGAGGAATCGGTTCGGATTGAGGCAAACGAAAATTTACATTCATTTATCGAAGTAAATCAAACGGGCGACCGTTTATCGGTTGGATTAGAGAAAGACACCAACATCAGTGGGACCCCGGTTTTAAACGTTTATGTTACAACCGCTTCTCTTTCAGAAGTTCATTCAGAGGGTGCTGCATCTGTCGAATTCTACGATGCCCTTCTTAACGATCAGTTTCAAGTTGAATTGATTGGTGCCAGCTATTTTAAAGGATCGCTTGAAACCGGAATAGTAAACGCATACATTGAGGGTGCCTCAAAAATGGAAATCGATGGCTCATGCACCACCTTTCAAATTGATGCGATAGGAGCATCCGAAATGACTGGATTTGACTTTGTAAGCGACAACCTGAATGCCGATCTGGACGGGGGCTCTGAAATCTCATTAAGCGTTCAGCAAAAACTGGATGTTACCGCGAGGGGTGCTTCAAAAGTTTATTACAAAGGGAACGGCGTTATCGAAAATCAGGATCTGAAAGACGCATCCGAAATCATCAACGTGAACTAGAAACCCAGGCAACAGAAAACAGAAACCCACTGAAAACAAAAAACAAAAAACTATGAAACAAACATGAACTTTTTAAATCATTGATTCACAAACAAACATGATTAAAAAAGTTTATGTGAGAGCGGAGTACTTACATCCGTTCTCAAATTTTAAAGCAATTTATTGAAAACTTGAAAATTTTAAACGGATGAAGACAATACTATTAACCTTGCTTATATGCATTTCACCGGGGCTACTATTTGCGCAGGAATTAACACAAACCGTTAAAGGAAAGATAATTGATGCGGACACAAAAGGACCACTTCCGGGAGCAAATATTATTTTGCTTTCGGGCGAAAGTATGGCAAAAGGCACCTCATCGGATGCAAACGGGAACTTTAAACTCGAAAAAGTTCCTGTTGGCCGACAAAACTTTAAAATTACATTTCTCGGTTATGAAGAGGTGTATCTCAATGAAATCATGGTTGGCTCGGGCCGGGAAGTTGTGCTAAACATTGAAATGAAAGAATCAGTTGCTGATTTGGACGAGGTGACGGTTTACGCCTACAATGATAAAAGCGAACCGATCAACCAAATGGCAACCATAAGTGCCACTCAAATTACAGTTGAATCTACCTCGCGTATTGCAGCCGGAATAAACGATCCGGGAAGAACAGCACAATCGTTCGCAGGCGTTTCTTCTGCCGACGACGAAAACAACGAACTGGTTATCCGGGGTAATTCTCCACGCGGAATGTTGTGGCGAATGGAAGGAATCGAAATTCCGAATCCGAACCACTTTACCAATGGTGAAGGCGGCTCGGGAGGAGGTGTTTCGGCGCTAAGTACACAGGTTTTAGCTAATTCCGATTTTTTCACAGGAGCATTCCCAGCAGAATACGGAAATGCTCTTTCGGGGGTGTTCGACTTAAAATTACGAAACGGGAACTACGAAAAACACGAATATGCTTTTCAGCTGGGCGTACTGGGAGCCCAGGCGGCTCTTGAAGGTCCGCTAAAAAAAGGCAGCGAAGCATCTTACCTGCTAAACTACCGTTATTCAACTTTAAAACTTTTAAGCAAAGCGGGTATTGATATCAGCGGTGGCGACATCATTCCCGAATGGCAGGATCTATCGTATAAATTTTACATCCCTACAAAAAAAGCCGGGTACTTTTCTGTTTGGGGATTGGGAGGAATTAGTTCTGCAGGTTCAACTGTCGTTCAGGACACTTCGTACTGGACTTACCGGTCTGACCGTTTTCGGGATACGGAAGATCATCAACTTGGAATTGTTGGTTTAACGCACAATTACCTTTTTCCCAACTCTAAAACCTATATCAAAACAGTGGCTGCCTATTCGCATACTAAAAATGAAGTTACGGTTGATTCGCTGGATTACGACTTAAAACCGGCAACCACAGAAAGCGAAAATTTCGCCTACAACACTTT
It contains:
- a CDS encoding TonB-dependent receptor, yielding MKTILLTLLICISPGLLFAQELTQTVKGKIIDADTKGPLPGANIILLSGESMAKGTSSDANGNFKLEKVPVGRQNFKITFLGYEEVYLNEIMVGSGREVVLNIEMKESVADLDEVTVYAYNDKSEPINQMATISATQITVESTSRIAAGINDPGRTAQSFAGVSSADDENNELVIRGNSPRGMLWRMEGIEIPNPNHFTNGEGGSGGGVSALSTQVLANSDFFTGAFPAEYGNALSGVFDLKLRNGNYEKHEYAFQLGVLGAQAALEGPLKKGSEASYLLNYRYSTLKLLSKAGIDISGGDIIPEWQDLSYKFYIPTKKAGYFSVWGLGGISSAGSTVVQDTSYWTYRSDRFRDTEDHQLGIVGLTHNYLFPNSKTYIKTVAAYSHTKNEVTVDSLDYDLKPATTESENFAYNTFSFNSFINHKFNAQHVLMGGFIFHNRGYNLDASSLNFDTGNLEQQVKSKGSTQVFESYVQWKYRLNEKVDINSGLHSTFLALNKDYSVEPRLGIRWDITKQHRINFGAGLHSKIEPISIYLAERELNDGSVIQPNKDLKITKAAHVVVGYNWNFAPDFRLKAEVYYQHLYDVPVDPNDSTNTVSALNFSSGFTNDKLSNQGTGRNYGVELTLEKFFSNNWYLLTTASLFESKYTMPDGVERNSAFNSKYIFNVVGGKEFEVGKNKQNILGLNMRTMWRGGYRTTPLDMEASLAQNREVRNYSRAFETKVPDYYRVDCGISYRKNKPSWSWIVSLDIQNVSGRLNVWDEFYSPETKKVEKNYMNGMIPILNYRVEF
- a CDS encoding DUF418 domain-containing protein, translated to MDFQPLIKKSRIEVVDALRGFALLGVLMANIPFADASFVVGKLDPLMNFLYHFLIDKKFITIFSMLFGFGFYIQMQRAEAKNVDFTRYFSFRMLLLFAIGSLHAFIIWNGDILRAYAFGGIILMFIRKWPLKRLLTTALLFNIFLTSVFFIGNSALGWQIYNYDYALATERVLTTSYFRYLVINAIMDPWVNFFKDMPITLVFTFGNMLIGFILAKVDFFHSPKKLRNHTNWFIMLGLTLGLASSFIYYKIMVGDIELDLPMLWLPFVLVSGMILQSLMYVSVFVRLYQYKVLQKLLHFFTYVGKTALSNYILQSILYVLVFDHCGQTFQLFGKLTIAQTFLFGILFFLFQTAISYMWLRKHTQGPLEFAWKKMSYQMAKPKNENTSNKNTTSFRHTIKQHTTNTL
- a CDS encoding head GIN domain-containing protein, which translates into the protein MKRALENQNEKKTYCSEFNRIPMKLNILNEVKTKVFLATILALGVLFTSCVKDHFEVIPSDKVTTTDFSASGISQLAVSDIFHVYVRFSETEESVRIEANENLHSFIEVNQTGDRLSVGLEKDTNISGTPVLNVYVTTASLSEVHSEGAASVEFYDALLNDQFQVELIGASYFKGSLETGIVNAYIEGASKMEIDGSCTTFQIDAIGASEMTGFDFVSDNLNADLDGGSEISLSVQQKLDVTARGASKVYYKGNGVIENQDLKDASEIINVN